A single window of Actinoallomurus bryophytorum DNA harbors:
- a CDS encoding DMT family transporter, which yields MKIFFALAAACLIGVGFVAQQHAAYREPLGEILRLRLLTHLAHKRLWLMGIAAMVCGQVLGAAALDEADVASVEPVLATSLIFALVFAHLLYREPLNRTVWQGGLLVTVGSGLFLAFGRPHAGRPAGPESARWLVAVVVVALALMLVLSARPRPLRTKATMLAAAAGMLYGLQDVLTRSSLLVLGHGWGDLLRSWEPYVVVAIAIAGLLLAQSAFDAAPLRISLPAATAVEPLTGIVLGVLIFYERLRLSPGALAAEVVGLLMMVGGIIVLGRSPFLGKPKAAAPTVLP from the coding sequence ATGAAGATCTTCTTCGCGCTGGCGGCTGCGTGCCTGATCGGTGTCGGGTTCGTCGCCCAGCAGCACGCCGCGTACCGGGAGCCTCTCGGGGAGATCCTGCGCCTGCGGCTGCTCACCCACCTGGCGCACAAGCGTCTGTGGCTGATGGGGATCGCGGCGATGGTCTGCGGCCAGGTGCTGGGTGCGGCCGCGCTCGACGAGGCCGACGTCGCCTCGGTCGAACCCGTGCTGGCGACGAGCCTGATCTTCGCGCTGGTCTTCGCTCATCTGCTCTACCGTGAGCCGCTGAATCGCACCGTCTGGCAGGGCGGGCTCCTGGTGACGGTGGGCTCCGGGCTCTTCCTCGCCTTCGGCCGGCCGCACGCCGGCCGCCCGGCCGGCCCCGAGTCCGCGCGCTGGCTCGTCGCGGTCGTCGTCGTGGCGCTCGCGCTGATGCTCGTGCTGTCGGCGCGGCCGCGGCCGCTGCGGACGAAGGCCACGATGCTCGCGGCCGCCGCCGGGATGCTGTACGGCCTGCAGGACGTGCTGACGCGCAGCTCTTTGCTCGTGCTGGGCCACGGATGGGGCGACCTGCTGCGTAGCTGGGAGCCGTACGTCGTCGTCGCCATCGCGATCGCCGGGCTGCTGCTCGCGCAGAGCGCCTTCGACGCCGCCCCGTTGCGGATCTCCCTGCCCGCCGCCACCGCGGTCGAGCCGCTGACTGGCATCGTCCTGGGCGTGCTGATCTTCTACGAACGGCTCCGGCTGAGCCCGGGTGCGCTGGCCGCGGAGGTCGTCGGCCTGCTGATGATGGTCGGCGGGATCATCGTTCTCGGCCGGTCCCCGTTCCTGGGCAAACCGAAGGCGGCCGCGCCGACGGTGCTCCCGTGA
- a CDS encoding DMT family transporter produces the protein MIAAGLAVLAAASNALASVLQRRAARTAPPDRAFRLGLITYLIRRPAWLGGIGALIGGFLFQAAALSFGGLSLVQPILVVELPFTMMFIGSLLGVKVDRRAWLAVGVLTAGLATLLLAAGPSEGHRVPSRMDWAIATLVTVGILAGLLTAALVVTGAARAVILGLSAGLGFSFTAALMKQSVTELAGRPSTVLTTWPVYGMVLAGLVSLFLLQNAFQSGTLVAVQPALTVSDPVASIGYGVGLFGETIRLGFWSVLELMAIGLIVYGSARLAQSAPLRPDKDVMAAEH, from the coding sequence GTGATCGCCGCCGGGCTGGCGGTGCTGGCGGCGGCGAGCAACGCGCTCGCATCGGTGCTGCAACGGCGCGCGGCGCGTACGGCCCCGCCCGACCGGGCGTTCCGGCTCGGCCTCATCACCTATCTGATCCGCAGGCCCGCCTGGCTCGGCGGTATCGGCGCGCTCATCGGGGGCTTTCTCTTCCAGGCGGCCGCGCTCAGCTTCGGGGGGCTCTCCCTGGTCCAGCCGATACTCGTCGTGGAGCTTCCCTTCACGATGATGTTCATCGGCTCGCTGCTGGGGGTCAAGGTGGACCGGCGGGCCTGGCTGGCCGTCGGCGTGCTCACCGCAGGCCTGGCGACGCTGCTCCTGGCCGCCGGGCCGTCGGAGGGCCACCGGGTCCCGAGCCGGATGGACTGGGCGATCGCCACCCTCGTCACCGTGGGGATCCTCGCCGGGCTGCTGACGGCGGCACTCGTGGTGACCGGCGCCGCCCGTGCCGTGATCCTCGGCCTGTCGGCCGGCCTGGGGTTCTCCTTCACCGCCGCGCTGATGAAGCAGAGCGTGACCGAGCTCGCCGGACGTCCGTCCACCGTCCTGACCACCTGGCCCGTGTACGGGATGGTCCTCGCCGGCCTGGTCAGTCTCTTCCTGCTGCAGAACGCCTTCCAGAGCGGCACGCTCGTCGCCGTCCAGCCGGCGCTGACCGTCTCCGACCCGGTCGCGAGCATCGGCTACGGCGTCGGCCTGTTCGGCGAGACGATCCGGCTCGGATTCTGGTCGGTGCTGGAGCTCATGGCCATCGGCCTGATCGTCTACGGCAGCGCACGGCTGGCCCAGTCGGCGCCGCTGCGGCCGGACAAGGACGTCATGGCAGCAGAGCACTGA